One Desulfobacterales bacterium genomic window carries:
- a CDS encoding AarF/ABC1/UbiB kinase family protein: MLSIRKIGGIGRTYRHLNRYRQILSILIKFGFGDLIDRLDLEQYIDIGIQIISRKQRDREEKRTRAERMRLAVEELGPTYIKLGQILSTRPDLLPADLVRELSKLQDEIAPTPFDAIKEIIEFDLKVPLTDIFLNISEVAIASASIGQVHKGTLKTGEEVAVKVQRPGIQRTIEVDLEIMLHLATLMERHIEEMAQHRPVKIVETYARTLSKEIDYAVEAANIARFSRNFKDNPTVYVPKVYIEFSSSHVLIMEYVAGIKVSHLDRLDAEGLDRKLIVARGADLIFEQVLIHGFFHADPHPGNIFVLPDNVICLLDFGMVGVVDRETREEFVYLIDSIVRHDETRIVRALLRLTEWEHEPDLRQFENDMADFMAQHLFKPLKEIEVGKFLQQMLSVAYHHQLRMAPDTFLMIKTFTTLEGVARQLDPQFDLMAQAAPFVMKVRLEKLSPKRLISELSRQLSDLTGIVDRLPRELLEIIRMIRQQRLGIKIEHQGLEEILSTHDQISNRISFSIIIAALIVGSALIVISKTPPFIFGISLIGIIGFLAAALMGIWLLIAILKKGRL; this comes from the coding sequence ATGCTGAGTATCAGAAAAATCGGGGGTATCGGTCGAACCTACCGCCATCTGAATCGCTACCGTCAGATTCTCTCCATTTTAATTAAATTTGGATTCGGAGATCTGATCGATCGGCTTGACCTGGAACAATATATCGATATCGGTATTCAAATCATCTCCCGGAAACAAAGAGATCGGGAGGAAAAGCGCACCCGAGCGGAACGGATGCGCTTGGCCGTGGAGGAATTGGGGCCGACCTACATCAAATTGGGCCAGATTCTCTCAACACGCCCCGATCTGTTGCCGGCAGACTTGGTCAGGGAGCTGTCCAAACTTCAGGATGAAATAGCACCGACCCCGTTTGATGCAATAAAAGAAATTATTGAATTCGACCTCAAGGTGCCGTTGACCGACATATTTTTGAATATTTCGGAAGTCGCCATCGCTTCGGCCTCCATCGGGCAAGTGCACAAAGGCACATTAAAAACAGGCGAAGAAGTGGCGGTCAAGGTTCAACGGCCAGGTATTCAGCGAACCATAGAAGTCGATTTGGAGATCATGCTTCATTTGGCGACCTTGATGGAACGACATATTGAGGAGATGGCCCAACACCGGCCCGTTAAAATTGTCGAGACCTATGCGCGTACCTTGTCAAAAGAAATCGATTATGCCGTTGAAGCCGCCAATATCGCTCGGTTTTCCAGAAATTTTAAGGATAATCCGACTGTTTATGTGCCGAAAGTCTATATCGAATTTTCCTCCTCTCACGTTCTTATCATGGAATATGTGGCGGGAATAAAGGTGTCTCACCTTGATCGATTGGACGCTGAAGGTCTGGACCGAAAGCTCATCGTGGCCCGTGGTGCCGATTTAATTTTTGAGCAGGTGCTGATTCACGGATTTTTCCATGCTGATCCGCATCCCGGAAATATTTTCGTTCTTCCGGATAATGTCATTTGCCTGCTCGATTTCGGCATGGTGGGCGTGGTCGACCGGGAAACCCGTGAGGAATTTGTCTATTTGATCGACAGCATTGTGCGGCATGACGAAACCCGAATTGTTCGCGCCTTGTTAAGGCTGACCGAATGGGAACATGAACCCGATTTGCGGCAATTTGAAAACGATATGGCCGATTTTATGGCGCAGCACCTTTTCAAGCCGCTCAAGGAAATTGAAGTCGGCAAATTCCTTCAGCAGATGCTCTCCGTGGCTTATCACCACCAACTGCGAATGGCGCCGGATACCTTTCTGATGATAAAAACCTTTACGACGCTGGAAGGGGTCGCCCGCCAGCTCGACCCCCAATTTGATCTTATGGCCCAGGCCGCGCCTTTTGTGATGAAAGTCCGCTTGGAAAAGTTATCCCCGAAACGGCTTATTTCGGAACTGTCGCGCCAGCTTTCGGATCTGACCGGTATTGTCGACAGACTTCCCAGGGAACTGCTGGAAATCATCCGTATGATTCGGCAACAACGATTGGGAATAAAAATTGAGCATCAGGGGCTCGAAGAGATTCTGTCCACTCACGACCAGATAAGCAACCGAATATCCTTTTCCATTATCATTGCAGCGCTGATCGTGGGTTCCGCCCTGATCGTTATCTCTAAAACCCCTCCGTTTATTTTCGGCATTTCGCTTATCGGCATCATCGGTTTTCTGGCGGCGGCCCTTATGGGCATTTGGCTTCTGATTGCCATCTTGAAAAAAGGAAGGTTATAA